In the Longimicrobiales bacterium genome, one interval contains:
- a CDS encoding 2-oxoacid:acceptor oxidoreductase subunit alpha, with product MVYDSSSGVNDFALKIATVNGTGSASANGLLLQALFRMGIPVSGKNVFPSNIQGLPTWYEIRVNKDGYTARSPDFQLMVAMNPQSYERDIAEVQSGGWILYDSTKELPADMLRGDVTFLGVPLAGMCVEKFEGSRTRILMKNITYVGALAALLRIDLDIVKGMLEEKFSKKQHLMDANFTAIKMGYEYAEEHFDCPLPIQLESMDETKDCVMVTGNAAAALGCVYAGATVGAWYPITPSTSLMDGFTEYCNRMRKDPETGKNNFCIIQAEDELAAAGMVIGAGWMGARAFTPTSGPGISLMSEFIGLAYYAEVPSVFFDVQRTGPSTGMPTRTQQGDILLCAYASHGDTKHIVLFPGNPKECFEFAVAAFDLADRFQTPTFVLSDLDIGMNDWMIPKLEWDDSYVPDRGKVLSADELEEIEQFYRYLDVDGDHIAARTLPGVHPKGAYFTRGSGHDKYGKYTEDDEAYQEVVDRIRKKVESAGDAVPAPDVFTVEGGASVGIISLGGCHWSVLEARDDMLAHGIDVDYLRVKGFPFNQTVEDFLDAHETVFVIEQNRDAQLKTLLTLETGCAKEKLVSILYYGGQPLSKGHVLEGIMPHMEGITAEVGS from the coding sequence GTGGTCTACGACAGCAGCTCCGGTGTAAACGACTTCGCGTTAAAGATTGCGACGGTCAACGGAACCGGGTCCGCGAGTGCGAACGGCCTGCTTTTGCAGGCGCTGTTTCGCATGGGCATCCCTGTGTCCGGGAAGAATGTTTTCCCGTCGAACATCCAGGGTCTCCCCACGTGGTATGAGATCCGGGTCAACAAGGATGGGTATACAGCTCGGAGCCCCGATTTCCAACTCATGGTTGCCATGAACCCGCAGAGTTACGAGCGGGACATCGCGGAGGTACAGTCTGGCGGGTGGATTCTGTACGACAGCACAAAGGAATTACCGGCTGATATGCTGCGAGGCGACGTCACCTTCTTGGGTGTACCGCTCGCGGGCATGTGCGTCGAAAAGTTCGAGGGGTCCCGTACGCGCATCTTGATGAAGAACATCACCTATGTGGGTGCCCTTGCTGCGCTCCTCAGGATCGACCTGGACATCGTGAAGGGCATGCTAGAGGAGAAGTTCTCCAAGAAGCAGCACCTGATGGACGCGAACTTCACGGCTATCAAGATGGGCTACGAGTACGCAGAGGAGCACTTCGATTGTCCTCTCCCCATACAGCTCGAGTCCATGGATGAGACCAAAGACTGTGTGATGGTGACTGGGAATGCCGCCGCGGCTTTGGGGTGTGTCTACGCGGGAGCCACCGTCGGAGCCTGGTACCCGATTACGCCGTCTACGTCGCTCATGGATGGCTTCACAGAATATTGCAATCGCATGCGGAAGGACCCGGAGACAGGGAAGAACAATTTTTGCATCATACAGGCAGAGGATGAACTCGCGGCCGCCGGGATGGTCATCGGGGCCGGGTGGATGGGCGCTCGTGCGTTTACTCCCACGAGCGGGCCGGGCATCTCACTCATGAGTGAGTTCATCGGTCTCGCCTACTACGCTGAAGTGCCGAGCGTCTTCTTCGACGTGCAGCGCACAGGCCCTTCGACGGGTATGCCGACACGCACGCAACAGGGGGACATCCTCTTGTGTGCATACGCCTCCCACGGGGACACGAAGCACATCGTGCTCTTCCCGGGGAATCCGAAGGAGTGCTTCGAGTTTGCTGTGGCCGCTTTCGATCTTGCGGATCGATTCCAGACGCCGACCTTCGTGCTGAGCGACCTGGATATCGGCATGAACGATTGGATGATCCCAAAGCTTGAATGGGATGATTCCTACGTGCCGGATCGCGGCAAAGTACTCTCCGCGGATGAACTGGAAGAGATAGAGCAGTTCTATCGTTATTTGGACGTGGACGGTGATCACATCGCCGCCCGGACTCTTCCTGGTGTCCACCCTAAGGGTGCCTATTTCACGCGCGGGTCAGGGCACGACAAGTACGGCAAGTACACCGAGGACGACGAAGCATACCAAGAGGTTGTTGATCGGATCCGGAAGAAGGTCGAGTCGGCGGGCGACGCTGTGCCGGCGCCGGATGTCTTCACTGTAGAAGGCGGAGCGTCGGTGGGGATCATCTCCTTAGGGGGCTGCCACTGGTCGGTTCTCGAGGCTCGGGATGACATGCTGGCCCACGGGATCGACGTCGATTACCTGCGCGTGAAAGGCTTCCCCTTCAACCAGACCGTCGAGGACTTCTTGGACGCCCACGAGACGGTCTTCGTGATCGAGCAGAACCGGGACGCCCAACTCAAGACGCTTCTGACGCTCGAGACTGGTTGTGCCAAAGAGAAGCTCGTCTCGATTCTCTACTACGGTGGACAGCCACTGAGTAAGGGACACGTCTTGGAGGGCATCATGCCGCACATGGAAGGCATCACAGCGGAGGTGGGGTCATGA